One Megalopta genalis isolate 19385.01 chromosome 11, iyMegGena1_principal, whole genome shotgun sequence genomic region harbors:
- the LOC117226012 gene encoding uncharacterized protein LOC117226012 isoform X2: protein MAQDLREGLLLGLGNPLLDISATVDNDFLKKYDLKSNNAILAEEKHKPMYEELIERYKADFIAGGSVQNTMRVAQWFLDKPKIATYMGCVGTDKYSRILEDRAQADGLNVRYQYTDKESTGTCAVLITGNERSLCANLAAANCFLPSHIEEIENKKLIDAAEYIYLSGFFLTVTPETIQAVAQHAYENNKMFIMNLGAPFLCEFYKEPMLAALPYVDILFGNETEAETFAKVNNFQTMDRKEIALKLCKMEKVNKRRERIIVITQGADNVLLAKDNSVTEFPTTRLPPEKVVDTNCAGDAFVGGFLAQLIQGKNIDICIKCGIWAATEIIQRSGCTYEGKPNFTP from the exons AGAAGGGCTCCTATTGGGATTGGGCAATCCCCTTCTCGACATTTCAGCAACTGTAGATAatgattttttaaagaaatatgaTTTAAAATCAAATAATGCGATTCTCGCGGAAGAGAAACACAAACCCATGTACGAAGAATTAATAGAAAGATACAAAGCAGACTTTATCGCTGGTGGTTCTGTACAGAACACTATGAGAGTAGCGCAA TGGTTTCTGGATAAACCAAAGATTGCAACTTACATGGGTTGCGTGGGAACGGACAAGTATTCGAGAATTTTAGAGGACAGAGCACAGGCGGATGGCTTGAACGTACGCTATCAATACACCGATAAAGAAAGTACAGGTACCTGTGCGGTTCTCATTACTGGAAACGAGAGATCTTTGTGCGCTAATTTAGCAGCTGCCAATTGTTTTTTACCTTCTCATATAGAAGAaatagaaaataagaaactgatAGACGCGGCTGAATATATTTATCTCTCT GGATTCTTCTTAACCGTGACTCCAGAAACGATCCAAGCGGTAGCACAGCATGCTTATGAGAACAATAAAATGTTTATAATGAATCTCGGTGCtccatttttatgcgaattCTATAAGGAACCTATGCTGGCAGCTCTTCCATACGTTGATATTTTATTTGGCAATGAAACAGAGGCAGAGACCTTTGCGAAAGTGAATAATTTTCAGACTATGGACAGGAAAGAAATTGCATTGAAATTGTGCAAAATGGAGAAAGTTAATAAACGAAGGGAAAGAATTATTGTGATAACGCAGGGTGCTGATAACGTGTTATTGGCCAAAGACAATAGCGTAACAGAGTTTCCCACTACTAGGCTTCCACCGGAAAAGGTTGTGGATACAAATTGTGCAGGAGATGCTTTTGTAGGAG GTTTTTTGGCACAACTTATACAAGGTAAAAACATAGATATTTGTATAAAATGTGGCATATGGGCTGCAACTGAAATTATACAAAGATCCGGATGTACTTACGAAGGGAAACCTAATTTTACTCCCTGA
- the LOC117226012 gene encoding uncharacterized protein LOC117226012 isoform X1, which yields MVLRLCVSREGLLLGLGNPLLDISATVDNDFLKKYDLKSNNAILAEEKHKPMYEELIERYKADFIAGGSVQNTMRVAQWFLDKPKIATYMGCVGTDKYSRILEDRAQADGLNVRYQYTDKESTGTCAVLITGNERSLCANLAAANCFLPSHIEEIENKKLIDAAEYIYLSGFFLTVTPETIQAVAQHAYENNKMFIMNLGAPFLCEFYKEPMLAALPYVDILFGNETEAETFAKVNNFQTMDRKEIALKLCKMEKVNKRRERIIVITQGADNVLLAKDNSVTEFPTTRLPPEKVVDTNCAGDAFVGGFLAQLIQGKNIDICIKCGIWAATEIIQRSGCTYEGKPNFTP from the exons AGAAGGGCTCCTATTGGGATTGGGCAATCCCCTTCTCGACATTTCAGCAACTGTAGATAatgattttttaaagaaatatgaTTTAAAATCAAATAATGCGATTCTCGCGGAAGAGAAACACAAACCCATGTACGAAGAATTAATAGAAAGATACAAAGCAGACTTTATCGCTGGTGGTTCTGTACAGAACACTATGAGAGTAGCGCAA TGGTTTCTGGATAAACCAAAGATTGCAACTTACATGGGTTGCGTGGGAACGGACAAGTATTCGAGAATTTTAGAGGACAGAGCACAGGCGGATGGCTTGAACGTACGCTATCAATACACCGATAAAGAAAGTACAGGTACCTGTGCGGTTCTCATTACTGGAAACGAGAGATCTTTGTGCGCTAATTTAGCAGCTGCCAATTGTTTTTTACCTTCTCATATAGAAGAaatagaaaataagaaactgatAGACGCGGCTGAATATATTTATCTCTCT GGATTCTTCTTAACCGTGACTCCAGAAACGATCCAAGCGGTAGCACAGCATGCTTATGAGAACAATAAAATGTTTATAATGAATCTCGGTGCtccatttttatgcgaattCTATAAGGAACCTATGCTGGCAGCTCTTCCATACGTTGATATTTTATTTGGCAATGAAACAGAGGCAGAGACCTTTGCGAAAGTGAATAATTTTCAGACTATGGACAGGAAAGAAATTGCATTGAAATTGTGCAAAATGGAGAAAGTTAATAAACGAAGGGAAAGAATTATTGTGATAACGCAGGGTGCTGATAACGTGTTATTGGCCAAAGACAATAGCGTAACAGAGTTTCCCACTACTAGGCTTCCACCGGAAAAGGTTGTGGATACAAATTGTGCAGGAGATGCTTTTGTAGGAG GTTTTTTGGCACAACTTATACAAGGTAAAAACATAGATATTTGTATAAAATGTGGCATATGGGCTGCAACTGAAATTATACAAAGATCCGGATGTACTTACGAAGGGAAACCTAATTTTACTCCCTGA